Proteins from one Sabethes cyaneus chromosome 2, idSabCyanKW18_F2, whole genome shotgun sequence genomic window:
- the LOC128737510 gene encoding knirps-related protein-like, translating into MNQQCKVCGEPAAGFHFGAFTCEGCKSFFGRSYNNLSSISECKNNGECIINKKNRTACKACRLRKCLMVGMSKSGSRYGRRSNWFKIHCLLQEQQQAAQQQAANSQKPGQPPVHGMFGPPGAYPHGMYRPPCTKEELMLLGLEEYSKHPSASPSVSSPDSHNSDSSNEINDRRNALLRQGKLHDASSINKELFLPLPFGGLPLMPPPGFLPPSHLMFPGFHPALYPHHQGLLKPADPTTILSSSPLANNNSRFTPNHNTSTHNNNNNTSNNNNSSAPAQTETKSPDSFSKRFYLDAILESQRCPSNETAGSAKEEPEPEEVVPATMTPPRSPTIVRGTVQQDNPIDLSMKTGSSCSSEDHRTSVSCADSDDEHLVVVSNDRNSPPVANPLLPKYTNNNTLPNNNNNNNSHHQYYPHHPYHNNQHHIQRHQSPSSLVRGSGSDSEIEDTETEYEREVKRMKVQGTTPLDLTTKV; encoded by the coding sequence TCATTCTTCGGTCGGTCGTACAACAATCTCTCCTCGATATCAGAGTGCAAAAACAACGGCGAATGTATCATTAACAAAAAGAATCGAACGGCATGCAAAGCGTGTCGGCTGCGCAAATGTCTTATGGTCGGGATGTCCAAAAGCGGATCCCGGTATGGTCGGCGATCGAACTGGTTCAAAATCCACTGTTTGTTGCAGGAGCAGCAGCAAGCGGCGCAACAGCAAGCTGCCAACAGCCAGAAGCCGGGTCAACCGCCGGTTCATGGAATGTTTGGCCCTCCTGGTGCGTATCCCCACGGAATGTACCGGCCTCCTTGTACCAAGGAAGAACTGATGCTTCTCGGGTTGGAAGAATATAGCAAACATCCTTCGGCATCGCCCTCAGTGAGCTCTCCCGATAGCCACAACTCGGATAGCTCCAACGAGATCAACGATCGTCGAAACGCTCTGCTGCGTCAGGGTAAACTGCATGATGCGTCCTCAATCAACAAAGAACTGTTCCTGCCGCTACCCTTCGGAGGGCTACCGCTGATGCCACCGCCAGGGTTCCTTCCTCCGTCGCACCTAATGTTTCCCGGATTCCACCCTGCTCTGTATCCACACCATCAGGGTCTACTGAAACCGGCTGATCCGACAACGATCCTCAGCAGTTCGCCGCTTGCCAACAACAACAGTCGCTTCACACCAAATCACAATACCAGTacccacaacaacaacaataacacgagcaataacaacaacagtaGTGCTCCCGCGCAAACCGAAACCAAATCACCGGATTCGTTCTCGAAACGTTTCTACCTAGATGCGATCCTCGAATCACAACGGTGTCCCAGCAATGAAACCGCCGGCAGTGCGAAGGAGGAACCCGAACCCGAGGAGGTCGTCCCAGCTACCATGACGCCGCCACGATCACCGACGATAGTTCGCGGAACCGTCCAGCAGGACAATCCTATCGACCTAAGCATGAAAACTGGCAGCAGTTGCTCCTCGGAGGATCACCGAACCTCTGTATCTTGCGCGGACAGTGACGACGAACATCTGGTAGTCGTTTCCAACGATCGCAACTCACCTCCCGTTGCGAACCCGTTACTACCCAAATACACCAATAACAACACCCTgccgaacaacaacaacaataacaacagccATCATCAGTACTATCCGCATCATCCGTATCACAACAACCAGCATCACATCCAGCGGCACCAGAGTCCTTCGTCACTGGTGCGAGGGAGCGGGAGCGACTCGGAAATCGAAGACACCGAAACTGAATACGAGCGGGAGGTGAAACGGATGAAAGTGCAAGGTACGACCCCACTGGATCTGACTACGAAAGTGTGA